In Vulpes lagopus strain Blue_001 chromosome 15, ASM1834538v1, whole genome shotgun sequence, the sequence gttttctgtatttgcaatttttctcattatgttGAAGATGTGTGTATGTTTGTCCATGTGGAGGTAAGCAGTTAAGAGAGATGCAATGAATGTATAGAGAAAGGCTATTGCCAGAAAATGTCTTTGTATGTTTTTATCTTGTTTGGATTCATCTCTACTGATGTGTTGCACAGGTGTGTTATCAGATTATAAtagtagtactttttttttctgtgtctttaggCTGTCAGGCATAGATATTTTAGTTCCCATGCAAATATTGTGTAGTGTAGTGATTCCAGATTCTAGACTTCTCACTTTGTCCAGCCTTTATACACAGGCAATAGGGTCTCAGCACTGAAGTCATTTGAGTAAAAGTCTTTGTATTGGCTGTGAGTTCTCATTCCGGAGTGcctctgtgattttattttaccttctaaagttctttattaattcatttgattttagttttacttGCTATCATTTCATAAGTGTATTTAATTTAGCATTTCCTTGTGTTTGGAGTGTTGGGGAAACTGTACATTCCTGTTTATATTCAAACTGCCACTCTGGCTAGAGACCCTCAAACTACCAATTTAGTATCATGTAATAACAAACTAGCATTTTTACTGCAATATAACTTCAGAAAACTCCGTATTTCGTATCACTGTCTTCAACATTCTAGTGGAAGGATAGCATACTTTGCTTACTTTCAGTCGTGCgcttaaataataaatgtgcatTTCACATCTGCCAGTGTTGGTATAAGGTTTGATTTGGCAATAACCTTATaaaattcagaaagttttcaTTCAAAACTAGATTTCCTTAGTGTGCAGAAGGATACAGAGAATAGAAACCGGTATGCAAGGTATATTCAGGCTTGTTAAGTGCCCCACAGTGACATGAATGCAGGTTCTTAATTCTCCATATTTTACTGTATAGGAACAGGACCTGGTTACAAGAGACAAGGCCAATGTTTGTAAATGGCTTGTCCATTATATAAACTTTCTTTGAGTGACCAACTTCACTTGGGAGTCAAATTATAGGAGAAAATTTTCAGCTGTAGTGACTAAGGTTGGAAAAAACTATGAAGTCAGCCAAACCCAAATGCTTACCAGTTTTGCTGGAGAATCCCCTCTATTTTCTACTACTTCTTCACAACATTTATAAGACTTATTCAACGTCTGCTTCAAAAGTGTCCCAGAATTATCCTCAAGAAATTGACTTAAGATTTTATGGTTTATTCCCTTGCTTATCATCCCATCTATTATTTAGATAGTATTGatagaaatacatgaaaattattcTCCTCGATAGTGGAAATTCAATATGGTTAGATAGATATGAGATAATTTCTGCAACTGAAACAAGTCATACCAAATTATGCAGTGAAAAGAATAGAGGTTAATGAAGTCACTAAAACATGTGTGAAACGTCTTTAGAAAACAGATGCTGACACTTCTTTTTACAGTGGGTTTCCTGccaagaatgaatgaatcctcAACATGGGAtcaggatttttttcccatttacaaTTTGTTTCATGTGTAAAACACATTAGGCATGTAAACATTGAAATTACATTGATGTGAAAttcctttctagaaaaaaaagtctcaagtTCTGgagatacttttttatttaacaaatttttatcGTTGatgaattttacaaaaaaaataattcagttaatatcataataggtgttcaataaatattgttttctgcATTGAATCCATTGATTTTGAACTTATGCTCAAGAATCTCCTCTGAAACATTTCTTGTCTTTCCTTGATTTTGGATCATTAACTCATGAATCTATTTCATAACTAAGacatctttctctttaaaaaataacttgatgACTCCTTCCTGGATCTGCTTGGTCTTGACTCCGTAAACAATGGGATTCAGAGTAGGAGGCAACATCAAATAGAGATTAGCAATAAGAATATGCACATGGTGGGGAATGCTTTGTCCCCCAAAACGATGAGTAAAAATGGTGAACAGGGCTGGAACATAAGTGATAACAATAGCACATATGTGGGATGTGCAGGTGCTGAAGGCTTTGTGACGAGCATCTGCAGATGACAGGCTCACTACTGCCCTCAGTATCATAGTGTAAGACACAGAAATACAGAACATATCAAAGCCTCCAATCAGGAGGGCTGCTAAGAGACCATAGATAGCATTGACCTTGAAATTGCCATAGGACACCTTGGCCACAGACATGTGGTCACAGTAGGTATGGGGAATAAAGTTGCTTCGGCAATAGGGCAGACGCTTGGTGAGGAATGTGAATGGGAGGATGAGCAGCACACTCCTCAGGAACGTGGCAAGACCTGCCTTGGTGATGACAGGGTTGGTGAGGATGGTGGAATAACGTAAGGGGTGGCAGATGGCCACGTAGCGGTCCAGGGCCATGAGCATGAGCACCCCAGACTCCATCCCAGTCAGCATATGGACAAAAAACatctgagccaggcaggcattAAAGTGAATCTCCTTGAGGTTGAACCAGAATATGCACAGCATATTGGGTACCGTGGTGGTGCACAGGGTGACATCTGTGAAGGAGAGCAGGGCCAGGAAGTAGTACATGGGCCGATGCAGGACCTCCTCATGGCTGATGAGGTAGATGAGCCCACCGTTCCCCAGGACAGCGGTGATGTACATGAAGCAGAATGGCAGGGCGATCCAGGTGTGTGCAGCTTCCAGCCCAGGGATACCATTCAAGACAAAGAATCCTGGGGCCAGGCTGGAGCTGTTTTCCCCACACATAATGGCTGATAGGAGGTAGGCATTTTACATGCTTTATCAGTGATTGCTTTCTACATAGGAGAAAAATGGGATTCAAAACCAGATAAGAGAGAGTGGTTTGGATAATAATACCCACAAATTCCATGAACCTGGTCATGATAGGATAGTTTTTTCCCTCCTACTCTAGCTGGAGATTCTTTGAATTACGGtatctaaaaataattacacaGTATTACTCCATGTCTCATTGGTATTTTCTTTAAGTAACTACACTCACTTTCTAAATTTCCCCCCAGCATATCTCTTTTATTCCACCACATTCCAGTGAACTGTGCTATAATGATCTCCTCCTCCCAATAagccatttctatttttatcccACAGATTCCTCCTGAATCTTGCCACTAAAatcatatgtgtatatttagAGGATCACCCTAATATGACCAGTCCTTAACAAAGGACTTTCATCCTACCCTGAAGGTTGTGAAAAAGCTATTAATGCGTGTAAAATTTCCCAGTAATGTTCCACATAACTTGCTTAAGATGATACATTGTAGAtgcacaataaaatatatatgaataaatgaatgtttgaatTAGTAAGGACTTAGTATCTGACATCTTTATCATGCTTTTTTACACTATGGTATTTTAAAGACATATCTTGAGAAGAAAAAAGTATACTTCTAAATCATTAGCAAGTTTTATGGaattttagtaaaaattttattaaagggGTGAATTCAATCAGGTGtagtatcatttttatttggcttctctgcttttctactttttaaaaattaggtttctATCCATTTTCAATGCAAGACTTGAATTTAAGAagcccttgaaaaaaaaaaaaaagaagcccttgAAGTTCT encodes:
- the LOC121476613 gene encoding olfactory receptor 52N2-like, which translates into the protein MCGENSSSLAPGFFVLNGIPGLEAAHTWIALPFCFMYITAVLGNGGLIYLISHEEVLHRPMYYFLALLSFTDVTLCTTTVPNMLCIFWFNLKEIHFNACLAQMFFVHMLTGMESGVLMLMALDRYVAICHPLRYSTILTNPVITKAGLATFLRSVLLILPFTFLTKRLPYCRSNFIPHTYCDHMSVAKVSYGNFKVNAIYGLLAALLIGGFDMFCISVSYTMILRAVVSLSSADARHKAFSTCTSHICAIVITYVPALFTIFTHRFGGQSIPHHVHILIANLYLMLPPTLNPIVYGVKTKQIQEGVIKLFFKEKDVLVMK